AATTAATAATTATCTTTCGTGAATTAACTTTTGGAATTAAAttagatttaaaatatatttctttatcTAATATACGATCAAGAGTCATGTCATCAGATCTCAtattaatttgttaaagtatgaaaaatttCTACCTCAATCGTTAATGAGATATGTGTTATTCTTATATGGCATAATGACAGGATGCTACTTCATAGTCCAAACAAGAAGTAGACAACGTAACTAAAGAATCTTTTAGTATAGAATTTCTATTTCACTTAATAATAATTGCCTAATTTAATGGGATGATGTAATCCATATACTAACATAAATGGGGGAACCATATGTGATGATATAATTGGTTTAatccaaaaattaaaatgaagattttACACCATCGGTGAGGATTAATAGGTTATAGGCTTATAGGAAGCAATttgtttcaatatttatttgtgtGTAGGTTATAGCCAAGGCACATTTGCTATAGAAAATTAGCATTTCCTCCGTCCCTTTTACATGgcattattcaaattttaaggTTCAAATAACTCTATCTTTGAtcgtaattttttcataaattttttaaacattttgaataatcatgacttatattactttttatataatttacaaacatataaatttcttttaaagattttttataattaattttcaattaaaCCTAAACTGTTTAACTCTCGAAAAACGAAAGTGTAAGAGATCGAATAGTTTTTAGTTGGCTTTTAAGTGCATTAATAGTGTGAATGTGTAATTACCCGTaaatattagtattaattttgaactcaaaaactaattatgataatttcaaaaataattaattttgtgctcTGTTGCGTGCAACGAAAGGGTATTTGCCGCTGATGTAGAAGATGCacacaagataaaaaaaaaattgctgaAAGTCTGTGTCAAAAACTAGCTCACAAATCATGGCTGATCTTCCATGAATGCAACAATGGAgctgaaggaagaagaagaaaatagtcGCAACAGTAAAACTGAAAGGAGAGGAAGAAAGTATGAAGAAGGAATCAACCAACTGCTTTGTATTGTGAGGAGACAATGTATTTATACAAAAAGGAATCAAAATATCTAACAAACTAGTGAGCTGTTCAATAACAGAATTAGCTAACTAACTATTCTAACTAATTAACTGAAATGGCTAACTAAAATGATTACacataattaactaactaaatcGTAACACCCCCCTCAAGTTGAAAAATTTTGGTAGAAACATGGGTACTATGATGAAAGGGCAATCTTTCTTGTCTTGCCATAGGACATATGTTGCAATGGAACTGTTGTTCTACAGAAAAGTTTTCAGGTATAGATTTAATTTCCTTCATTTTTCCAAAAGGTACATGTCTAAGTCTATTATGCCACAATACATCCACATCATTGCAAGTATGAGTCATAAGAGAAGTATTAGGAATTGTGTTGATTGAAGAACAAACAGAAGGTTGTGTATTATGTTTACATGAATGAGTAGAAAAAGATATAGACTTAGAATTGAAAACATTTGGTCTTGATAGATGATCAGGAGGAACATGTTTCATCAAGCATTtagaacacaaaaaataaagcTCATTCTTTGCTTCACCAATTACCAGAGGCCTCTTCATTGAAGGGGCCTGCAGAATGCATGAAGATCCAGAAAAATACACAATAATTTTAGGCATGGATTTTGAAAGGCAATGAATTGAAACAAGATTATATTTGAATGAAGGCACATACAACACTTGATGCAAAATAATGTCTGGTGCAAGTATTACAGTACCATtttttcataacttttactctacaaCCATTTGGTAAGGAAATTAACAATGGACATGGAAGGTATGTAATGTTTGTTAGGACTGTTATATCAAAGGTCATATGGTGAGAGGCTCCTGAGTCAAGTATCCAAGATTCAGTTTCATTGTGAGAACATCTGTAAGATAATTTCCCAAAAACAATTGAAGAAGTACATGCTATCATACCTGCAAAATTCATACCACCATTGTCCATGTGTTTAGCATTGGTTTTCTCAGCTTGAAACTGTTGCAACAACTCCACAAATTGAACATATTGTTCTTTAGTTAGTTGATGAGCTGTTTCTGCACGAGCTTCTCTATCATTTGCCTCTCCTGAACAACCATGAACATCAGCCATAAGCCCCTTTCCTCTGTTGAATCTAGAATTCTGATTATTATCCCTGTACTCATTTTGATAATTGTTCTTCTGTGGATTGTTATTTGTCTGTGAGTAGCCATGTAGTTTGTAGCATTTATCTCTGATGTGTCCAGGTCTTCTGCAATAGTCACATATCACACGAGGTTTGCTATTACCATAGAAACTGGTCTGAGAGTAATTGGTTTTGAAATTAGCATTGTTTTTCCCTGTAGAGTTGTTACTTAGCCTTAGTGATCTAGAAGAACTTGCTCCTCCTGAGCTGTTTGCATTGAAAACAGCAGATTCCATAACCTTTTTTCCTGAACTACTTGCATTCAAGGATGTGGATTTTATGAACATTTGAGCACTAGGTTTAATATCTCTATGCTTCTCATCCTGAATTAACAGAGAAAAGGTTTGTGCTAGGGAAGGTAATAGATTCATCATAAGGATATTTCCTCGTACTACAGTATAGACTTCATTCAACCCCATAAGGAATTGTATTAATCTTCTATCCTGCTCCACTTTGTACATATTATCCTTGGCTCCACAAATGCAATTACAATTGTATTGAACTTTAATGTGTAATGTACTCAACTCTTCCcacaatttcttcattttagtgTAATAAGCAGTAATATCCAAAGTTCCCTGTGATAGCTCATTGATTTCACGTTGAATTTGATACAGCTTTGCACCGTTAGTTTGATCATATCGATCCTCCAAGTCTTTCCAAAATTCATATGAATCAAAAACATATTCTACACTTTCTGCTATCTCCTTAGTTAAAGAGTTAAGAATCCAGGAAGTAACCATGTCGTCACACCTTTCCCATTGACGAAACTGTGGTATTCCTGTATCAGGCCTCTTACAATCACCATTGATAAAACCCAGTTTGTTTTTAACTGACAGAACTCTTAGAATACTTCGTCTCCATGATCTATAACCCATTCCATCAAAAGGATTGTGAACCAACGAAACACCAGGATTATCCGAAGGATGCACATACAGTGGAGAACTAAGACAATATTGTTAACACCATTGTTATTCACAGAACTCTCCGTCGAAGTTGAAACATTCTCAATCGCCATAGCAAAACCAGATCAATCAAACACACAAAATACAAATTGATCCAGTAACGAATTTAAGCAAGGAAAATATTGAAACAAGAAACAGATCTAGAATCCAATTCTAGCTAGCAAATCAACACATTTGAGATACAtatcaaaaacaaagaaaacgAGATCTAAAAAGATGAACTCAGAAGGTGAAACAGATGAATTGAAGTACctcctcgctctgataccatgtcAAAAACTAGCTCACAAATCATGGCTGATCTTCCATGAATGCAACAATGGAgctgaaggaagaagaagaaaatagtcGCAACAGTAAAACTGAAAGGAGAGGAAGAAAGTGTGAAGAATGAATCAGCCAACTGCTTTGTATTGTGAGGAGACAATGTATTTATACAAAAAGGAATCAAAATATCTAACAAACTAGTGAGCTGTTCAATAACGGAATTAGC
This window of the Solanum pennellii chromosome 2, SPENNV200 genome carries:
- the LOC107010209 gene encoding uncharacterized protein LOC107010209 codes for the protein MGYRSWRRSILRVLSVKNKLGFINGDCKRPDTGIPQFRQWERCDDMVTSWILNSLTKEIAESVEYVFDSYEFWKDLEDRYDQTNGAKLYQIQREINELSQGTLDITAYYTKMKKLWEELSTLHIKVQYNCNCICGAKDNMYKVEQDRRLIQFLMGLNEVYTVVRGNILMMNLLPSLAQTFSLLIQDEKHRDIKPSAQMFIKSTSLNASSSGKKVMESAVFNANSSGGASSSRSLRLSNNSTGKNNANFKTNYSQTSFYGNSKPRVICDYCRRPGHIRDKCYKLHGYSQTNNNPQKNNYQNEYRDNNQNSRFNRGKGLMADVHGCSGEANDREARAETAHQLTKEQYVQFVELLQQFQAEKTNAKHMDNGGMNFAGPFNEEASGNW